Proteins from one Astatotilapia calliptera chromosome 8, fAstCal1.2, whole genome shotgun sequence genomic window:
- the pts gene encoding 6-pyruvoyl tetrahydrobiopterin synthase isoform X2, giving the protein MAGSSAQSSTAERIGYISRIESFSACHRLHSIHLSDEENKEVYGKCNNPNGHGHNYKVEVTVRGKIDAKTGMVMNLTDLKKCIEEVIMSPLDHKNLDKDVPYFTTVVSTTENVAVYIWDNMVKVLPPGLLYEIKIHETDKNVVVYRGE; this is encoded by the exons ATGGCAGGGTCATCTGCTCAGAGTAGCACAGCGGAGCGCATCGGATACATAAGCAGAATCGAGAGCTTCAGCGCTTGTCACCGTCTTCACAG CATTCACCTGAGTGATGAGGAGAATAAAGAAGTGTACGGAAAGTGCAACAATCCCAACGGTCACGGACACAACTACAAAG TGGAGGTAACTGTGCGTGGAAAG ATTGATGCTAAAACTGGTATGGTCATGAATCTGACTGACTTGAAGAAATGTATTGAG GAAGTAATCATGAGTCCACTGGACCATAAAAACCTGGATAAGGATGTTCCATATTTTACTACTGTTGTCAG CACAACAGAGAACGTGGCTGTTTACATCTGGGACAACATGGTGAAGGTTCTCCCGCCCGGCCTGCTCTATGAGATCAAGATTCATGAGACCGACAAGAACGTGGTTGTGTATCGAGGAGAGTAG
- the pts gene encoding 6-pyruvoyl tetrahydrobiopterin synthase isoform X1: protein MAGSSAQSSTAERIGYISRIESFSACHRLHSIHLSDEENKEVYGKCNNPNGHGHNYKVEIDAKTGMVMNLTDLKKCIEEVIMSPLDHKNLDKDVPYFTTVVSTTENVAVYIWDNMVKVLPPGLLYEIKIHETDKNVVVYRGE from the exons ATGGCAGGGTCATCTGCTCAGAGTAGCACAGCGGAGCGCATCGGATACATAAGCAGAATCGAGAGCTTCAGCGCTTGTCACCGTCTTCACAG CATTCACCTGAGTGATGAGGAGAATAAAGAAGTGTACGGAAAGTGCAACAATCCCAACGGTCACGGACACAACTACAAAG TGGAG ATTGATGCTAAAACTGGTATGGTCATGAATCTGACTGACTTGAAGAAATGTATTGAG GAAGTAATCATGAGTCCACTGGACCATAAAAACCTGGATAAGGATGTTCCATATTTTACTACTGTTGTCAG CACAACAGAGAACGTGGCTGTTTACATCTGGGACAACATGGTGAAGGTTCTCCCGCCCGGCCTGCTCTATGAGATCAAGATTCATGAGACCGACAAGAACGTGGTTGTGTATCGAGGAGAGTAG